DNA from Poecilia reticulata strain Guanapo linkage group LG20, Guppy_female_1.0+MT, whole genome shotgun sequence:
ACAAAACCTGCTGCATAAAAGGCAACCATATGTGATACAACAACTTTGTGTGAGCTCTGTTTTCTTCATGCTGCTTGGCCTCGCAGGGCTCTGTGTCTTAGTGACTGATAGCGTGCAGAGTAGAAAAGTGACTTTAGTGCATCATAAATCTGGTGCAATGTCCCCTTAGACCTTGAGTAGAGGATCAGACTGCCAGATATGACATATAGATTAATATATATTATCCGTTAAATATTTAGGCACACATCTTCACTGAGAACCTTTGTGTCATCCTTTTTGTTGCTCATGTCAATAGACAGGTGCGCAGACGTTTTTAGCTCTCGAGTGTAGGCTGTACATtggaataaatacattttcaatgatCCTGCTTTTTGAAGCTCCCTCCTTTCTGCATTAAAGCTTTTTTACACACCTGGCCAACCTGGTGACCTATTTCAGCATTGCTCTGCCTCAGTTCTTATTATACCTGGCTATATtttcctttaagaaaaaaaatccctcaagTCAAATTGCAGTAGATCTGAATAGCCCCGAGTGACGACTCTTTGTTGTAGCTTCGTTCAGAAGTGAAGAAGTtagcttgtttttgttcaaatatggtttttttttatgcgacTACAAGCCGAATTCCACACTTGCtgtgaaatgtaaaagaaaatatgcgTGCGCACACCCATGGCGATCATATGCCACAAACACATGTGCTCTCTCAGACGCCAGGGTGTGTCCTGTACAGTGTACTGTTGCATTGAATGGCTGTGGCACGGATTTCCCAGAAATCCAGTGCGagtttgaatacattttctccGTCTTTGTCAAAACAAGTCACACTCTCGCATTCTGAAGAGCCGGGATCCATGGAAAATTAGATCGCTTTAGAGATTAGTATGCCACATGTGCTGGGAGCAGACAGGGCGGTGGATGGAAATCAGTTGATTGTGAGGAAACAggacaacattaaaaaaaaaaaccccgacaCATTCGCTGCATTTTCGGTTCCGTCCTCGGCCTGCGCAGGATTTCCTCCAGGTTTCCTGTTCAGATGTGATAATGATTCAGAAATATTATGCACATGCTTTCTGAAGCTCTGGAACTGAACaataaatgcaggaaaaaagaaaacaacggGGGACACAGATGATGCACAGATGGACATAGactaaaaaagcaacattacGTAACACGCTGCAGTTTCTGCTTTATCCTGCATGTTATGGACGAGGGGATAATTCCCAGGCCTGTTCCGGGATTAGATAAAGTGTGTGCTAGAcatgtcaaagcagcagaaaggaTTATTTACATAATAACAAACGACATTTATTCTACTTATTTGAAcatgtcttcttcttcttatttttttttagtttgtggCTAAAGTTGGTTGCTTTTATGCAGTAATTGAGTGTATGTGGTATTACAACCAAACtttaaagttatgttttaatATGATTAACTGCGCGACTTTAAAGGGACTAACATGTTTTTGGCTGGCTAAGGTACAATCAGAGTTTTGACTGTTTTCAGTGTGTTGATTGTTTTCagtcttgccacaaattctcatATGGATTTAGGTTTTGATTTTCACTATATAAatgtacgtgtgtgtgcgtgtgtgtgtatttaaaatctttgatGGAAAGATTTCAGACAGATGAAGGTCAGATCTTGGCCTTCCTGTGATGCAGCCTAATCGATCTTGAGCATGTCTTCCTAACATTTATTTCCTGAtatgaaatatgtcaaaaaccATAAAACCTTCCACTCTAAACTCCTTAAGGTTGAGTTATTTAAGCGCTCTCCTTTCTCTTTCACGCGTCCCAGCGTCTTGTCCACGACAGAAGCAGGGTGATGAGCAGCTGTTGAATGCGCAGTCTTCCGATGATGGAGCAATTCAGCAGAAGAGCAATAACCAAAGGAGCGGAGAGAAGTTCGCTGTTGTGATCCCTACCCCAccttcctttgttttcctttttaaaggTTGAAGTcatagaaataatattttagtagATATTAAAGACAATTAGCTCCGCTCACTGCTTATACAGCTTATTTTACTGAAACTGCATAACAGATttaagggaaaagaaaaacatgcagtatTTAATTTGAGTTACTTTTGAAATCTGACATCATATAAAGAAATGAATTCTCTTTAGTAAATATTTATCGCTATACAATGATAATACTGAAGGGGTTTTATTTATGATGTGAGAAGTTAAAGAGTGCTTATCATTTCTGAAGCAAACAccccctctgctggatggcatGTAACTGTTGCTTCTTACCTGACGTTTCTTATGCCTGAAGGCCAATAGAGATACCAACTTTATAAAGTCTGAGGATACATTCAGGCTTTGGAGTTTCTCTAGTGTTCAATAAACCTTGCTTTACCTGAAAAACCTGAGAATGAGATGGATATCTGACGGATGTACAAGCAATTAACAGGAAATAAGTAATCACTGTACAGCACTGTGGCTTTGCAGTGCCTGTGTACGAGTCTTACCTGAAGCACagtaaagaaactgattttcacaacattttctttctactctttctgttttatttttcactttgccGAGGTCCAAATGGGGTGAAACATCAAAGGAGTTGCTCTTGTTTCTTTCATAACGCCAGCGGCTCACATGACGCTTTTTATGTTCACTGCCTGCCAGAAGTCCTGAAAAGCCAGAAAAAGCATTCATCTGTCCTCGCGCTAAGTAATCAACGAAAGAGATAACGCTGCAAGACTTAACGTTTAGGATACTTGTGGgaaatttctgacattaaaatcaTGTGTAGGAACAATTTGTATTGTTCTCCAACAACACTGAAGGTGGGCATCACCAGTCGTTTCAGTTGAAAGTTTAAGCTAGCTGCTATGTTTCACCATGTTTAGTCAAAGCTGGCTGGTTAGTTCGTGCTAAAgcaataaatttgttttctatatttgtGAAAACCAACACTGACACTTTTATGATCTTAATTCAGATTTGTTTGGCGTATTCAGTTGTACCCTGGTGTTATGCTGGAGCAACTTATCCCTACAATATGTAACTTCTTATTAAGTGTTTAACCAAATAGGTGGCAGCTACAGCTCTTCTCCCCTGAGTACatgcagaaatgtattttttttttacctgtcacctcattctttcttttttttcttcttaccaAAATGACTGCGCCTCCTACTTAATCCTTTCATCCTTGTCTTTACGTCCTCCGCTCGTCTTCCGCCCACGCCCCCTCTGGTATCTGTCTCCCTCTGCCTCCTGCaccttctcctcttccttctcccgCTTCTCAAAATGACACGagtcacacagagaaaacagcGGCTCTTCTGTTCACCTTCGTATCTGTCATCTTTCCTCAGCTCCCAAGTTCCTCTCCAGAGtactggtttttatttaacGCTCGCAGAGTGCTGGAGCAAAGGGAGCCACATGATGACTGGAGTCATCACTTGCCTGAGGCACATTGCCGGGCtattttacttcttttcttCCATAAAACAAGATGTGGGTGTGTGGCTGTGGGTGTCTTTGCTTGTgctaaaatgagcaaaacaagTGACAAGTTTTGAGTcctcacgttttttttttttattttgtcttcctGCAGCCCATCAGTAATGCAGACTTTATCGTCCCGGTGGAGATCGACGGCACTGTTCATCAGGTAATGCCGCTGTGATGTGGAGGACCTCTGTACGTAGGCGTAAATATAATAACTTTATACTGCCTGTTTTAATTCATGAGGGCTCCCCTGGGAAACTTGCTTCATTCGTCTCTATATTTATTATTCTCTGTTATCTCACAGCTACCGTGCATCAAAGTCCAGCCACTTCAAACCTCTTAGTagtttttgcttgattttttttttctctctctctctccttgcTCACTGTAATGAAAAATGGATTCTGACTTGgctgttttaactttaaatgtcCCAAAACCTGTTGAAGACACTATTGAAAATGcaggatttttattattatttttttcacacaataaaagCAATTGGGTGAAGTAAACCAAGAGACTCCTTGTGCTCCATCCGTTGACTTCAGAGGGAAGAACAAGACTCAAGACCGTAGCTGCAACCTCGTTCAAGTAATCCAGGATAGGCTTTGTGGATCTACTTCAGCCTATCCTTGATTACTTGCACTTGGCAGCAGCGACTAACCCACAAAGACTTCCTGAGGAGAACAGCAGAGCGGACAAATATGGGCTACCAAGGCTTTTTTTTACATGGTATAAATGTAAAACGTCATGCAATGCACTCTTGGTTTGCTTCAGGGAATGCTGTGATAAATGGATCACAATCTGAACTGTGTGTCTCACCTTATTCCTAAAAACTGTGCTgtcttatttgaaaaatgtgtttatcaaATCAATGCCAGTTTTGTTCtaatttttgtgtattttttttaaaaatgactggaaTTTTGTTAAATTGCTTAAAGTGACTTTTAGTTCTTATTTTATATGAGTTCTGCTTAGGAATAGGACAgtctttcaaataaaacatttgcaaaattaCTACATGAATTGCATTgtagttttattgtttgctttatCAGCATGCTGCTGTTAGTGCAGATGCCAGTGGTAAAACATTGCATGGTAGACGCAGACAAAAAGAACAGCAAACACAGGCTGCCTTAGTTTTCTTTGCGAATTGATTgaacaaatgtttgcttttacGCATTTGGTTCAAATGGGTTGATTGGAGGAAGCCATTAAGAGGTATTATTCGTGCAGATTGAGGACTAGCGTGTTATCTTTGTTATGGGAAAATAGGTTTGACTCTGAGGAATTAGGTAATTTAATTGTTGAATAATGACAGTTTTCTTGCTAACgatgaattttcttttaaacatccCACTTAGGTGTATGTTTTGAAGAGGCCTCACGTGGACGAATTCCTCCAGAAGATGGGGGAGCTGTTTGAATGTGTCCTCTTCACCGCCAGTTTAGCCAAGGTCGGTTCACGTGAGACCTCCGCATTAGGCGCAGTAAATGCTTTCCGTTGCCGCGTCAataatttctttccttttggGTCTGGTTAGTATGCTGACCCCGTGGCAGACCTGCTGGACCAGTGGGGGGTGTTTCGTGCTCGGCTCTTCAGGGAATCATGTGTTTTCCACAGAGGAAATTACGTCAAAGACCTCAGCCGGCTGGGCCGAGAGCTCCGGAAAGTCATCATTGTAGACAACTCGCCTGCCTCGTACATCTTCCATCCTGAAAATGCAGTGAGTCGTTATTTTTCGGGGCAGTCCAACATACTTGAGGTCAAGTTTCAATAGTTCAAAACATTATCTTTGGGCTAAAGGAAGAATTTCTATCCGTCTGTCCACTTTTCATTCAAACTTAATCCTATTTAGGGTCTCAGGtggactttctttctttctgggGCTCTTGAACATATGTtgagtccatcacagggccaaAACAGACACATACAAGACAAACAAGCAATACAACTAAGTACAATGTAGAATCCCTAACGGCAATGTGCGTTAAAATGCGTTGAACATGCATGTTTGTGCACTGTAGAAGAAAACAGGAGTACCCTGAGAAATACCACACATCCACAGATGCACAGAAAGGCCTCAGGATGGATTTGAACATCTGTCAAActtgaaagtattttcttcttaaaaacttctgatttaaaaaaaaaaactcaaaatactAGAgctcaaactgaaataattttcttacTTAGTTAAAATACTCCAAGTGAGAATGTCTTGTGTTCTTCATCAGTGTTCAGACCGttagtcaaatttaagacttttctcCTCCGTGGAGAACTTTCTGCAACTCTTCCAGCCTTTGATGTATTTCTCCCCATTAATTATTAACACCAAACTCACACCAGCTCCTCACGCATAATGCAAGACTTTAGAAGCTGTTCTcagctttttactttttttcttcccctttgcTCACTTTCAAATCAAAGCTGCTCTCTCCTCTGTCCTCAGGTTCCGGTGCAGTCCTGGTTTGACGACATGACAGACACAGAGCTGTTGGATCTGATCCCTCTGTTTGAGGGTCTCAGTAAAGAGGAGGACATTTACAGCCCCTTACAGGCCTTGAGGAACAGGTAGCAGAAAAGGTAGCACCCCATCAGGTAGACGTCTCACCTCTCTGCCACAGTCCCGCAGCCAGGCTCCCGTCCTCCAATCAAAAGGGTGGCCAGTCTGAGCATTTAAGGCGAGCTGGTTTTAATCTGGACAAAAGGACTCTATGGATTCTTGCCATGTGTTGATTCCTGGACTCTTTCTACAGGACTCCTACTGACAGAAGATTATATTACTGTATGTATATAGTAAATGTTTCTATGAGTAAGATatacatgaaataatttttctatcAGAGAGAGGCAGTTTTACTATTCTATCAAGATTCTGTCAGGTAATATTTTAGTTactaaaaacaatcaaattcacagatcatattttgtttgttttttccaagactgtgtgaactttatttttttttgtgttgtttttttttatttttttgttccaacAACTGTGATTTACCTTCTCTTACAGAATGAAGTGCCTTCATTACTgtgcttattttgttgtttcGGGTTATGGGGTTGGGATCTCCAgagacattgaaaaaaaaaaaaaaagcaagaaaaaaagtctggcGTTTATAAAACTAGCCTGGATTACTGTAGGATGTTTGGTATCAGTAGCATTAAATTGTCAAATTCGCCAAAGACGTTTACAGTTCAATGTGATCCGTGGCttaattacaacatttaatcCTTGACAGTGGCAGTAAATTTCTGACCCTGGAACATACAAAAAGCCTGCCTAATtttttgaaagataaaaaaaatcaatatttgtgaCCACTGTCAACTGATAAATGTTGTATTTCTGATGAAGCttagaaatttgaaaaaaaaaacatctagctTAGGTTTTACTGAACTATGTTTATTGAGGCTAAAAGTGTTGGATGAATTGTAAAGAAATGCTGTTAAAACTGTACTGTACGACATAAATAAAGTTGCAAATTTGCACACTGTCAGCTTGTGATCAAAGCGTAAGAACTTTGGCAAAACTCAACAAAGACCTTCATTTGGATAGTTATACAGTTTGTAACTCAGCTATATTAATTTTCACgactgaaatatgtttttaagtaTGTGAGTGAAAAACACACCACAAGTCAGCCAAAAGGATCCTGACTAGCAGAGAGTGATGATTTTATGTACAGAACATCAAACAAGGCATCAGTGAACAGAGTGGGTGTGGTAGagattacaaaacaaaagaaaaactcagagTTGACAGTGTAATGTTTTTCATACCTGAAAAACATTACACTGTCAACAAAGTCATTCATTATAATGAtgctacaattttttttatttttagctggaTAGGAGAAAAATGCTCAGTtcaccaattttatttttctgaaccTTTCCTGTGTAGAAAATCGGTAAGGGAGGTAAGATTGCTCACACCATCTTCTGTTTGCAAAAGTCGATTGTGCCTTTATGTTtcaaataggtttttttttttttttcaaagaatctTTCTGTGTCCGTCTTTGTTACTTGTTTATTGTGACGTGTTGGTGCTTTTTTACTTACAGGGTGTTTTCGGGttctaaaatattacatttgtcCTTTAATCTAACACAGATGAGTTTGGTCTGCGggagaaaaacagatgaaaatctGGACTTTTAACGGAACAAGATTTGGacaacacacagacaaacatccatagtcatttaaaaatgagatgttaaaataatttgtcGTGTATTCAGAGTAAACACGCCTGTTTACCTTGAGGAAGGATTGTGTATGTGTGAATATTTATCattatgaattaattaaaactaCTAAATCTCGAGTGGCTGCCTCAGGTCTACAGTGTTTTGTGTATTGTGTAAGATTAAGGTTAAAACACAGCATTCATTACAAATCTCCCAAAATAATCAAGacaaataattacactttttacAACTATTATGtagaacaaattatttaatgagTACATTTTAATATATCGCACGAGGgagtaattaatattaaaatgaatcatCATCCAAGATGAATAAATGCAGATATTTAATATcgacatttatttttgcttggaCAATAATTAGGTGCCAAATATGACATCATATGATAGGTTAGAGATTCATATAAATAATCATCGGCTGGAATATTgacacatttttgcattttaagctTGTCCATTTATCATCTAATATTCAATAATAATGGTCTTCTGTTTTGGTTAATGAGTGACAGCAGCTAAATAAACATGCGGGCTGAGGAGCAGAAACtggaaaatgaaaactaatatGAGTGACCACACGTTTAGCTTTCTCCTGTAAGTTAGCTGACACCACACACTGTCCACTGCAGAGACTGGCACCTTGCTGGAGAACCTGCTTTCAAATTGCATAAGTATTGCACAATTTAACACAAATAATGCCTTTATCATGACACAAGAATGTCAAATTTACACCCTATCTGCTGGAATGCAAAGCCATGACTTTTCAGGATTTCTTGATATCAAGTTATCAGTGTTGGTCACTCAAACTATGGCGAAATTCAGCTGAAGCCAAGACGAGcctttaaagctcgtcttaaaatccatctattttacttggctttcaactccagcaggatctagttttaaattgcatgtttgtttgtttttaaactgtaagagtttgtattattatttttgtattttttattgttatgttgtgttttaatgtacagcactttgtatcagccatggttgttttaaagtgctttataaataaagttggtatggtatggtataaACTAATCTTTCAGCAGGATCCTGCTGAGCTGCGTTGTCTGCAGGGTTCAGTCTCATGCAGGTGCATTAATTGCACCATTATAAACTAGTTAATGTGCAACCAAGTCAAGATGTGGACCTTTGCCTTCCGCTTACGTTGCTGAATTGCACTGGTGGATTAAGCATTACACGGCTTATTGTTCAAGCCTGGAGCATTCCTGTTGTCGGTGTTTCCTTCTAACCTTCAACTTTTCCCTTCAGATATGAAAGGGCCAAAGTTCACCAAGTGCAACTGATGTTAGCTTTTGAATGGAGTTCAAGAGTGAATGAAGAAATGAGGTGCCACCACTGAGGGTAAGTGCAACTTTATTGAGATCAAGTTGATAACAACAACAGATTAGTTATGTAACAGTGAACTCTTTGGATTCCCTGTAAGGGACTGTGTTATCAACATGATcctatttcattaaaaaataaatgctgtagaTATATATCTACAAGAAAGCGTACGGAAGTCTAATCTATGATTCATCTTCGATAGCTGAACCTGACTGATTGTTCACATACTTTGAAAATAGGCAAAGCTGATCCATGAGTGGAATTAAAGAGCTTttgcttttcacatgttgaagtGGCCTGCATTTGCAAGGTTAAATAAACTGCACGTAGCAGCAGACATTTCTTGAAGTTTAAGATGAACCGTTAAGCTTCTGTAACAATACTTTAAAGTTATCGTTTGGCAACGGACTAACATTTGCTCTTTGCAAAGTGTTTCACTCTGTTATCTCAAAGATTGTGCAAATACGTTTGGATGCAGAGTGTGAATAAGCCTCATGCTTTGCACATGAACATAAACACCAATTTGCATGAATTTTCCCTACTAGAACACACTGGTGGTTTCTGCACAACTGGCATCCAGGGCTTGCTTCTCCACCTGCACCAAATGTAGACAAAGTagaaattttaatgtttataacAGCAGTATAGACAGGCATAtaacctttaaactttttctcacTCACTGATATTAAATCGGACTAAACTTTTTCTGTTCTAGCTCAGTTTGGATTACTAAAAACAATTCCTGTTTACTGTCTATCAGAACAAAGAGaacaattatatttatattacttTCTTCAAAATTTAGAACTATACATACACTTTCTTCAATCGCAGTTGCTTGCTAAAATTTTAATCCATTTCTCCTGACAGAACCAACGTTCCTGCCGCATTGCAAACTTTTCAGCACTGCCCAGATTTTCTTTGAGatctcaataaattatttttatggcCTCTCCAACACATTGACTTTGTTGCCCTTTAAAACCACTTTATGACTAATTTGGCATTATGTGTAGGGTCTTTTTCTACTTGGATGGTCCACTTGGGCCCAAACTTTACATTCCCTTCACGTTGCTTCAGTCATGTTCTTTCTTCATCATGACATCAGTTCTGTTTAGTGCACCAGTTCAAACTCCCCCACAATACAATGTTATCACCCCCATGCTTCAtagttgacattttgtttttaggctCACAAGCCTCCAGCTTTTCCTTCTAATATAACATCGGTTGTTGTCCAAGCActtatattttatcttattgGATAACAAGACGTGTCTCCAAAAAGTCCATAGTCTTTGTCCCTAAGTTTGTTTGCAAAGTGTGAttgcttttctcacttttagAAAACATACTTCT
Protein-coding regions in this window:
- the ctdspla gene encoding CTD (carboxy-terminal domain, RNA polymerase II, polypeptide A) small phosphatase-like a isoform X2, which gives rise to MQSHQSFSNPHKVGLVHVRYDGLLGTSASPLSLLLYTPTSVVTKCEEKLSGCGKKAPNPKAPLQTVFCCQTQYDEVQVIPILSSPAKFLLPEVSIADYGKNCVVIDLDETLVHSSFKPISNADFIVPVEIDGTVHQVYVLKRPHVDEFLQKMGELFECVLFTASLAKYADPVADLLDQWGVFRARLFRESCVFHRGNYVKDLSRLGRELRKVIIVDNSPASYIFHPENAVPVQSWFDDMTDTELLDLIPLFEGLSKEEDIYSPLQALRNR
- the ctdspla gene encoding CTD (carboxy-terminal domain, RNA polymerase II, polypeptide A) small phosphatase-like a isoform X3, encoding MDNTSIITQVANPKEEESISSSQDKVSQSNSSLKKHRSRSIFSPFFCCFRNYNDYHVEPPPANNKTLSLPPPPEENGSPPKSPAKFLLPEVSIADYGKNCVVIDLDETLVHSSFKPISNADFIVPVEIDGTVHQVYVLKRPHVDEFLQKMGELFECVLFTASLAKYADPVADLLDQWGVFRARLFRESCVFHRGNYVKDLSRLGRELRKVIIVDNSPASYIFHPENAVPVQSWFDDMTDTELLDLIPLFEGLSKEEDIYSPLQALRNR
- the ctdspla gene encoding CTD (carboxy-terminal domain, RNA polymerase II, polypeptide A) small phosphatase-like a isoform X1, whose protein sequence is MDNTSIITQVANPKEEESISSSQDKVSQSNSSLKKHRSRSIFSPFFCCFRNYNDYHVEPPPANNKTLSLPPPPEENGSPPKYDEVQVIPILSSPAKFLLPEVSIADYGKNCVVIDLDETLVHSSFKPISNADFIVPVEIDGTVHQVYVLKRPHVDEFLQKMGELFECVLFTASLAKYADPVADLLDQWGVFRARLFRESCVFHRGNYVKDLSRLGRELRKVIIVDNSPASYIFHPENAVPVQSWFDDMTDTELLDLIPLFEGLSKEEDIYSPLQALRNR